A window of Natranaerovirga pectinivora contains these coding sequences:
- the cysS gene encoding cysteine--tRNA ligase encodes MKIYNTLTRKKEEFIPIEEGKVKMYVCGPTVYNYIHIGNARPYIVFDTVRRYLEYKGYEVNYVQNFTDIDDKIIVKANEEKVTSKEIAERFIEEALKDADGLNVKRATTHPKATEEIDDMVKMIGELIEKGFAYEKKGTVYFRTQKFDNYGKLSKKNIEDLEAGARIAVNEEKEHPMDFVLWKPKKEGEPAWDAPWSEGRPGWHIECSVMAKNYLGDQIDIHAGGEDLVFPHHENEIAQSEAANGKNFAKYWMHNAFLNIDNKKMSKSTGNFFTVREISEEFSYNVLRFFMLNAHYRNPLNFSRELMEASENGLERIKTAVFNLNHIKDHSTVESITEVEKEQQNQLKSYIDKFEEAMDDDFNTADGIAAIFELVKFANSTVSDKTSKELAMTILETIKKLSDVLGLNFDQQQGLLDEEIDDLILQRQEARKNKDFATADRIRDELMNMGIAIEDTREGMRWKRV; translated from the coding sequence ATGAAAATTTATAATACACTAACACGTAAAAAAGAAGAGTTTATACCAATAGAAGAAGGTAAAGTAAAAATGTATGTCTGTGGGCCTACAGTTTACAATTACATTCATATAGGAAATGCAAGACCTTACATTGTATTTGATACCGTTAGAAGGTATTTAGAATATAAGGGATATGAAGTGAACTATGTTCAAAATTTTACAGATATAGACGATAAAATTATTGTAAAAGCCAACGAAGAGAAAGTGACATCAAAAGAGATAGCAGAAAGATTCATTGAAGAAGCATTAAAAGATGCGGATGGATTAAATGTTAAGAGAGCAACTACACATCCAAAGGCTACTGAAGAAATAGATGATATGGTTAAAATGATAGGAGAGCTTATTGAAAAAGGTTTTGCCTATGAAAAAAAAGGAACAGTTTACTTTAGAACTCAGAAATTTGATAACTATGGTAAATTGTCTAAGAAGAACATTGAAGATTTAGAAGCTGGGGCCCGAATTGCAGTAAATGAAGAAAAAGAACATCCTATGGATTTTGTTCTTTGGAAACCTAAAAAAGAGGGAGAACCTGCTTGGGATGCACCTTGGAGTGAAGGAAGACCAGGATGGCATATAGAATGTTCAGTAATGGCTAAAAATTACTTAGGAGATCAAATTGATATCCATGCAGGTGGAGAAGACTTAGTGTTTCCCCATCATGAAAATGAAATTGCACAAAGTGAAGCTGCCAACGGTAAAAACTTCGCAAAGTATTGGATGCATAATGCGTTTTTAAATATTGATAACAAAAAAATGTCCAAATCAACAGGGAATTTCTTTACAGTAAGAGAAATATCTGAAGAGTTCTCTTATAATGTTCTTAGATTTTTTATGCTAAATGCACACTATAGAAACCCTTTGAATTTTAGTAGAGAGCTTATGGAAGCATCAGAAAATGGATTAGAAAGAATTAAAACAGCTGTATTTAATTTAAACCACATTAAAGATCATTCTACAGTTGAAAGTATAACAGAAGTAGAAAAAGAACAACAAAATCAACTAAAAAGCTATATAGATAAATTTGAAGAAGCAATGGATGATGATTTTAATACAGCGGATGGTATTGCTGCAATATTTGAATTGGTTAAATTCGCAAACTCAACGGTAAGTGATAAAACATCAAAAGAATTGGCAATGACAATATTAGAAACCATTAAAAAACTTAGTGATGTATTAGGATTGAATTTTGATCAACAACAAGGGTTATTAGACGAAGAAATTGATGATTTGATTC
- a CDS encoding GNAT family N-acetyltransferase, translating to MSFGLVQSTDISKVKALWKLLFQDSDAFMEYYFDTKTLTNEVLVYKEMEEIISMIHLNPYKIIVNHVIENIDYIVGVGTQPSQQGKGYMRKMMLNTLKRLYNKGHSLTMLMPVDEKIYDGFGFSFIHNRYEVFIEDKNILNDYEDIYKIENVDGKNIHKMEAFYNNQIALTHSICIKRDCNDFNNILKELISEGGSIINFYKNDLHIGYLMFYNTEDLFDVREILYADYSALKSILGYIKSIAKSNKLKINTHNQGIHYFIPYGDKSKIILKPTIMGRIINVEKFLKLFNIEENFNINIKVNDFIINENNDIYKWINEFECNTIIKTNDTPDLELDISTLLEWLFGYIDFKSLVNLGKIKINNHEIYHKFMDIKMNNNIYINEIV from the coding sequence TTGTCATTTGGTTTAGTACAATCTACAGATATCAGTAAAGTAAAAGCATTATGGAAATTGTTATTCCAAGATTCTGATGCCTTTATGGAATACTATTTTGATACTAAAACCTTAACAAATGAAGTTTTAGTTTATAAAGAAATGGAAGAAATCATATCAATGATACATCTTAATCCATATAAAATAATCGTAAATCACGTTATAGAAAATATAGACTATATAGTAGGCGTTGGCACTCAACCATCTCAACAAGGCAAGGGCTATATGAGAAAGATGATGTTAAACACATTAAAAAGACTATATAACAAAGGTCATAGTTTAACTATGTTAATGCCAGTTGATGAAAAAATCTACGATGGATTTGGATTCTCTTTTATTCATAATAGATACGAAGTTTTTATTGAAGACAAAAATATACTTAATGACTATGAAGATATTTATAAAATAGAAAATGTTGATGGAAAAAATATTCATAAAATGGAAGCATTCTACAATAATCAAATAGCTCTAACACACAGTATCTGCATAAAAAGAGATTGTAATGATTTTAATAATATATTAAAAGAACTAATATCAGAAGGTGGTTCTATCATTAATTTTTATAAAAATGATTTACATATAGGGTATCTAATGTTTTATAATACAGAAGACTTATTTGACGTTAGAGAAATTCTATATGCTGATTATAGTGCTTTAAAGAGCATTTTAGGCTATATTAAATCAATAGCTAAGTCTAATAAGCTTAAAATTAATACTCATAATCAGGGTATTCATTATTTTATACCATATGGTGATAAATCTAAAATAATTCTAAAGCCAACCATAATGGGAAGAATTATAAATGTAGAAAAGTTTTTAAAACTCTTTAATATAGAAGAAAACTTTAATATTAATATAAAAGTAAATGACTTTATTATAAATGAAAATAATGATATATATAAATGGATAAATGAATTTGAATGTAACACCATAATAAAAACCAATGATACTCCTGATTTGGAGTTAGATATAAGTACTTTGTTAGAATGGTTATTTGGATATATAGACTTTAAATCTTTAGTGAACTTAGGTAAAATCAAAATAAATAACCACGAAATATACCATAAATTTATGGATATAAAAATGAACAATAACATATATATAAATGAAATTGTATAA
- the cysE gene encoding serine O-acetyltransferase, which yields MGIIRFIKDEMAVIKERDPALKSKFEIFLYPSFRAMYRYRIAHWFYKHKRYLVARWISTRAAKKTGIDIHPGAQIGKGLFIDHGIGVVIGETCEIGDNVTIYQGVTLGGTGKEKGKRHPTIGNNVMISAGSKILGSFKVGDNSRIGAGSVVLKEVPPNCTVVGIPGRIVKINDKRVSPSSMLDQISLPDPVENELNALNDRIILLEDTINKLIESKK from the coding sequence ATGGGGATTATTAGATTTATTAAAGATGAAATGGCAGTTATAAAAGAACGTGACCCTGCATTAAAATCAAAGTTTGAAATATTTTTATACCCAAGCTTTCGTGCTATGTATAGATATAGAATAGCACATTGGTTTTATAAACATAAGCGATATTTAGTTGCAAGGTGGATATCTACAAGAGCTGCTAAAAAAACAGGCATTGATATTCATCCAGGGGCACAAATAGGAAAAGGGTTGTTTATAGACCATGGAATAGGTGTTGTTATTGGAGAAACCTGTGAAATAGGAGATAATGTTACAATTTATCAAGGTGTAACATTAGGGGGAACTGGAAAAGAAAAAGGTAAAAGACATCCAACTATTGGGAATAATGTCATGATAAGTGCAGGTTCTAAAATATTAGGTTCTTTTAAAGTAGGAGACAATTCAAGAATCGGTGCAGGTTCTGTTGTTTTAAAAGAAGTGCCACCTAATTGTACAGTAGTAGGAATCCCAGGAAGAATAGTAAAAATAAATGACAAAAGAGTTTCGCCAAGTAGCATGCTAGATCAAATTAGTTTACCTGATCCAGTAGAAAACGAATTGAACGCCTTAAATGATAGAATTATACTGCTAGAAGACACCATTAACAAACTTATAGAGAGTAAGAAATAG